One genomic region from Planctomycetota bacterium encodes:
- a CDS encoding type II secretion system protein, with amino-acid sequence MFARKVRPDAGFTLVELLVVIAIISVLIAILLPSLARARASAQSVACLSSLRQIGFAGLMYANDNNGTVRGWGLVSAADQAAGVGPQNNRWWFGLSPYLWDAPTDLTTAGNRIVESRWMSESMQKLNCPATDNGDGFGLLAADEDNPGTFEKVAGVTYAVNDVFSKYDDAANRPSPTVRIVNVKDSTDTIYMTDGYAVLRPSNFSPPNWDLPAANWAGREPLEYAPGMYNGFDAQGNPSYPGPSAAADFMYFPHPGVRTNSAFLDGHAETLDATIGNGIRRTQLDPWNGAANDED; translated from the coding sequence ATGTTTGCTCGAAAAGTACGCCCCGACGCCGGCTTCACGCTGGTGGAGCTTCTGGTCGTCATCGCGATCATCTCGGTGCTGATCGCCATCTTGTTGCCGAGTTTGGCCAGGGCCCGTGCTTCGGCCCAGTCGGTCGCGTGTCTGAGCAGTCTTCGGCAGATCGGCTTCGCCGGGCTGATGTACGCGAACGACAACAACGGGACCGTGCGTGGCTGGGGATTGGTCTCCGCCGCTGATCAGGCCGCCGGCGTGGGTCCACAGAACAATCGCTGGTGGTTCGGCCTCTCGCCCTACCTGTGGGACGCGCCGACCGATCTCACCACCGCCGGCAATCGAATCGTCGAGAGCCGGTGGATGTCGGAGTCGATGCAGAAACTCAACTGCCCGGCGACCGACAACGGAGATGGCTTCGGCCTGCTCGCGGCCGATGAGGACAACCCCGGCACGTTCGAGAAGGTGGCCGGCGTGACCTACGCGGTTAACGACGTCTTCAGCAAGTATGACGATGCCGCGAATCGCCCCAGCCCGACGGTTCGCATCGTCAATGTCAAAGACTCGACCGACACGATCTACATGACCGACGGCTACGCCGTGCTGCGACCAAGCAACTTCAGCCCGCCCAACTGGGACCTTCCCGCCGCAAACTGGGCGGGGCGTGAACCCCTTGAGTATGCCCCCGGCATGTACAACGGCTTCGATGCGCAAGGCAATCCGAGCTACCCCGGTCCAAGCGCCGCCGCCGACTTCATGTACTTCCCCCACCCGGGGGTCCGGACCAACAGCGCGTTTCTCGATGGCCACGCTGAAACGCTCGACGCCACGATCGGCAACGGCATTCGCCGCACACAGCTCGACCCGTGGAACGGTGCCGCGAACGACGAAGACTAA